A portion of the Aphelocoma coerulescens isolate FSJ_1873_10779 chromosome 1, UR_Acoe_1.0, whole genome shotgun sequence genome contains these proteins:
- the GYG2 gene encoding glycogenin-2 isoform X3: MPRCSHPTHAPRAFPTLCHLPHHRVTDQAFVTLAADDVYCQGALVLGQSLRNHKTSRKLAVLVTPEVSSGMRSVLSSVFDEVIEVDVLDSADSVHLALMQRPELGVTFTKLHCWTLTHYSKCVFMDADTLVLCNVDELFDREELSAAPDSGWPDCFNSGVFVFRPSLRTYNLLLQFAAEHGSFDGGDQGLLNSFFSNWATADIGKHLPFLYNLSSSSVYTYVPAFNHFGRDAKVVHFLGATKPWNYKYNLQTRRVMQDGTTSGSFHQLSFLALWWNIYSASILPLLEKHQKMEDTESEECKHAFNGVEVTLKKMSPCVASSLPMPELPEQTNEVNPKACSSEELAFKAQPVYEVEPRDPNVRLSEPDRPSEQPVLEPVFQETSEMNEVAHSVSELSIHFKPAKPILEDERRKWEEGRMDYMGKDAFEHIKKKLDAFLH, encoded by the exons ATGCCACGCTGCAGTCACCCTACTCATGCTCCGAGAGCTTTTCCCACGCTCTGCCACCTTCCCCATCACAGAG taacagATCAAGCCTTTGTGACCCTTGCTGCTGATGATGTGTACTGTCAAGGCGCTCTCGTTCTCGGACAGTCATTGAGGAACCATAAGACATCCAGAAAACTGGCAGTTCTAGTTACCCCAGAGGTTTCCAGTGGGATGAG GTCAGTCCTCAGCAGTGTATTTGATGAAGTGATTGAGGTGGATGTGCTTGACAGTGCTGACTCAGTCCATTTGGCTCTGATGCAGAGGCCAGAACTGGGTGTAACCTTCACTAAACTTCATTGTTGGACTCTTACTCATTACAGCAAATGTGTCTTCATGGATGCAGATACTTTG GTACTTTGCAATGTGGATGAGTTGTTTGATCGAGAAGAGCTTTCGGCAGCTCCTGATTCTGGCTGGCCCGACTGCTTCAATAGTGGCGTATTTGTGTTCCGGCCCTCCTTGAGGACTTACAACCTCCTGCTCCAGTTTGCTGCTGAACATGGCAGCTTTGATG GAGGTGATCAAGGCTTGTTGAACAGCTTCTTCAGCAACTGGGCAACAGCAGATATTGGCAAACACTTGCCCTTCCTCTATAACTtaagcagcagctctgtataCACCTATGTTCCTGCTTTCAATCA TTTTGGTAGAGATGCCAAAGTTGTTCACTTCTTGGGAGCAACAAAGCCCTGGAACTACAAATACAACCTTCAAACAAGGAGAGTTATGCAGGATGGCACCACCTCTGGATCTTTTCATCAACTGTCATTTCTTGCCCTCTGGTGGAATATATACAGTGCTAGTATATTGCCTTTGTTGGaaaaacatcaaaagatggaAGACACAGAATCTGAGGAATGCAAG CATGCTTTCAATGGAGTTGAAGTTACATTGAAGAAGATGAGTCCTTGTGTGGCCAGTTCACTGCCAATGCCTGAGCTCCCAGAGCAGACAAATGAAGTAAATCCCAAAGCATGCTCATCCGAGGAACTCGCCTTCAAAGCT CAACCTGTATATGAAGTCGAACCAAGAGATCCTAATGTCCGTCTCTCTGAGCCTGACAGACCTTCAGAACAACCTGTACTTGAACCTGTGTTTCAGGAAACCTCAGAAATG AACGAGGTTGCACATTCTGTTTCAGAGCTGTCTATTCACTTCAAACCAGCAAAACCAATTCTAGAAGATGAGCGGAGAAAATGGGAGGAAGGGCGCATGGACTACATGGGGAAAGATGCTTTTGAACATATCAAAAAGAAATTGGATGCATTTTTACACTAA
- the GYG2 gene encoding glycogenin-2 isoform X2, with protein MSVTDQAFVTLAADDVYCQGALVLGQSLRNHKTSRKLAVLVTPEVSSGMRSVLSSVFDEVIEVDVLDSADSVHLALMQRPELGVTFTKLHCWTLTHYSKCVFMDADTLVLCNVDELFDREELSAAPDSGWPDCFNSGVFVFRPSLRTYNLLLQFAAEHGSFDGGDQGLLNSFFSNWATADIGKHLPFLYNLSSSSVYTYVPAFNHFGRDAKVVHFLGATKPWNYKYNLQTRRVMQDGTTSGSFHQLSFLALWWNIYSASILPLLEKHQKMEDTESEECKHAFNGVEVTLKKMSPCVASSLPMPELPEQTNEVNPKACSSEELAFKAWLYFSNLYMKSNQEILMSVSLSLTDLQNNLYLNLCFRKPQK; from the exons ATGTCCG taacagATCAAGCCTTTGTGACCCTTGCTGCTGATGATGTGTACTGTCAAGGCGCTCTCGTTCTCGGACAGTCATTGAGGAACCATAAGACATCCAGAAAACTGGCAGTTCTAGTTACCCCAGAGGTTTCCAGTGGGATGAG GTCAGTCCTCAGCAGTGTATTTGATGAAGTGATTGAGGTGGATGTGCTTGACAGTGCTGACTCAGTCCATTTGGCTCTGATGCAGAGGCCAGAACTGGGTGTAACCTTCACTAAACTTCATTGTTGGACTCTTACTCATTACAGCAAATGTGTCTTCATGGATGCAGATACTTTG GTACTTTGCAATGTGGATGAGTTGTTTGATCGAGAAGAGCTTTCGGCAGCTCCTGATTCTGGCTGGCCCGACTGCTTCAATAGTGGCGTATTTGTGTTCCGGCCCTCCTTGAGGACTTACAACCTCCTGCTCCAGTTTGCTGCTGAACATGGCAGCTTTGATG GAGGTGATCAAGGCTTGTTGAACAGCTTCTTCAGCAACTGGGCAACAGCAGATATTGGCAAACACTTGCCCTTCCTCTATAACTtaagcagcagctctgtataCACCTATGTTCCTGCTTTCAATCA TTTTGGTAGAGATGCCAAAGTTGTTCACTTCTTGGGAGCAACAAAGCCCTGGAACTACAAATACAACCTTCAAACAAGGAGAGTTATGCAGGATGGCACCACCTCTGGATCTTTTCATCAACTGTCATTTCTTGCCCTCTGGTGGAATATATACAGTGCTAGTATATTGCCTTTGTTGGaaaaacatcaaaagatggaAGACACAGAATCTGAGGAATGCAAG CATGCTTTCAATGGAGTTGAAGTTACATTGAAGAAGATGAGTCCTTGTGTGGCCAGTTCACTGCCAATGCCTGAGCTCCCAGAGCAGACAAATGAAGTAAATCCCAAAGCATGCTCATCCGAGGAACTCGCCTTCAAAGCT TGGCTTTATTTTAGCAACCTGTATATGAAGTCGAACCAAGAGATCCTAATGTCCGTCTCTCTGAGCCTGACAGACCTTCAGAACAACCTGTACTTGAACCTGTGTTTCAGGAAACCTCAGAAATG A
- the GYG2 gene encoding glycogenin-2 isoform X1, protein MSVTDQAFVTLAADDVYCQGALVLGQSLRNHKTSRKLAVLVTPEVSSGMRSVLSSVFDEVIEVDVLDSADSVHLALMQRPELGVTFTKLHCWTLTHYSKCVFMDADTLVLCNVDELFDREELSAAPDSGWPDCFNSGVFVFRPSLRTYNLLLQFAAEHGSFDGGDQGLLNSFFSNWATADIGKHLPFLYNLSSSSVYTYVPAFNHFGRDAKVVHFLGATKPWNYKYNLQTRRVMQDGTTSGSFHQLSFLALWWNIYSASILPLLEKHQKMEDTESEECKHAFNGVEVTLKKMSPCVASSLPMPELPEQTNEVNPKACSSEELAFKAQPVYEVEPRDPNVRLSEPDRPSEQPVLEPVFQETSEMNEVAHSVSELSIHFKPAKPILEDERRKWEEGRMDYMGKDAFEHIKKKLDAFLH, encoded by the exons ATGTCCG taacagATCAAGCCTTTGTGACCCTTGCTGCTGATGATGTGTACTGTCAAGGCGCTCTCGTTCTCGGACAGTCATTGAGGAACCATAAGACATCCAGAAAACTGGCAGTTCTAGTTACCCCAGAGGTTTCCAGTGGGATGAG GTCAGTCCTCAGCAGTGTATTTGATGAAGTGATTGAGGTGGATGTGCTTGACAGTGCTGACTCAGTCCATTTGGCTCTGATGCAGAGGCCAGAACTGGGTGTAACCTTCACTAAACTTCATTGTTGGACTCTTACTCATTACAGCAAATGTGTCTTCATGGATGCAGATACTTTG GTACTTTGCAATGTGGATGAGTTGTTTGATCGAGAAGAGCTTTCGGCAGCTCCTGATTCTGGCTGGCCCGACTGCTTCAATAGTGGCGTATTTGTGTTCCGGCCCTCCTTGAGGACTTACAACCTCCTGCTCCAGTTTGCTGCTGAACATGGCAGCTTTGATG GAGGTGATCAAGGCTTGTTGAACAGCTTCTTCAGCAACTGGGCAACAGCAGATATTGGCAAACACTTGCCCTTCCTCTATAACTtaagcagcagctctgtataCACCTATGTTCCTGCTTTCAATCA TTTTGGTAGAGATGCCAAAGTTGTTCACTTCTTGGGAGCAACAAAGCCCTGGAACTACAAATACAACCTTCAAACAAGGAGAGTTATGCAGGATGGCACCACCTCTGGATCTTTTCATCAACTGTCATTTCTTGCCCTCTGGTGGAATATATACAGTGCTAGTATATTGCCTTTGTTGGaaaaacatcaaaagatggaAGACACAGAATCTGAGGAATGCAAG CATGCTTTCAATGGAGTTGAAGTTACATTGAAGAAGATGAGTCCTTGTGTGGCCAGTTCACTGCCAATGCCTGAGCTCCCAGAGCAGACAAATGAAGTAAATCCCAAAGCATGCTCATCCGAGGAACTCGCCTTCAAAGCT CAACCTGTATATGAAGTCGAACCAAGAGATCCTAATGTCCGTCTCTCTGAGCCTGACAGACCTTCAGAACAACCTGTACTTGAACCTGTGTTTCAGGAAACCTCAGAAATG AACGAGGTTGCACATTCTGTTTCAGAGCTGTCTATTCACTTCAAACCAGCAAAACCAATTCTAGAAGATGAGCGGAGAAAATGGGAGGAAGGGCGCATGGACTACATGGGGAAAGATGCTTTTGAACATATCAAAAAGAAATTGGATGCATTTTTACACTAA